One Helianthus annuus cultivar XRQ/B chromosome 12, HanXRQr2.0-SUNRISE, whole genome shotgun sequence genomic region harbors:
- the LOC110893146 gene encoding uncharacterized protein At1g66480, producing the protein MGNTLTVASGDKKKAKVMKIDGEVFKLKTPIKVFEAIKDYPGHVLLESKAFKRFGIRANPLGPDECLEAGKIYFVVELPKLPETNEKKERKELVKMSRVSVAVVREENGGGGVDGDGPVRVKMRLPKAEVDKLIGESRDEEELAERIVDIYVKKKAGDDGRR; encoded by the coding sequence ATGGGGAACACATTAACAGTTGCAAGTGGAGATAAGAAGAAAGCCAAAGTGATGAAGATTGATGGTGAAGTCTTTAAACTGAAAACACCTATAAAGGTGTTTGAAGCCATCAAAGATTACCCGGGTCATGTTCTGTTGGAGTCCAAGGCGTTTAAGCGATTCGGTATCCGAGCTAACCCGTTGGGTCCGGATGAATGTTTGGAAGCTGGGAAGATTTATTTTGTTGTGGAATTACCAAAGCTGCCGGAGACAAATGAGAAGAAAGAGAGGAAGGAGCTTGTGAAGATGTCTAGGGTATCGGTGGCGGTGGTTAGGGAGGagaatggtggtggtggggtggatGGGGATGGTCCGGTTCGGGTGAAGATGAGGTTGCCGAAGGCGGAAGTGGATAAGTTGATCGGAGAAAGTAGAGATGAGGAGGAGCTGGCGGAGAGGATTGTTGATATTTATGTTAAGAAGAAGGCCGGTGATGATGGCCGCCGGTGA